One Fusobacterium nucleatum genomic window carries:
- the pyrF gene encoding orotidine-5'-phosphate decarboxylase, protein MKKEVIIALDFPTLEKTLEFLDKFKEEKLFVKVGMELYLQNGPVVIDEIKKRGHKIFLDLKLHDIPNTVYSAAKGLAKFNIDILTVHAAGGSEMLKGAKRAMTEAGVNTKVIAITQLTSTSEEDMRKEQNIQTSIEESVLNYARLAKESGIDGVVSSVLETKKIREQSGEDFIIINPGIRLAEDSKGDQKRVATPIDANRDGASYIVVGRSITGNENPEERYRLIKNMFELGDKYEK, encoded by the coding sequence ATGAAAAAAGAAGTAATAATAGCCTTAGACTTTCCAACATTAGAAAAAACTTTAGAATTTTTAGATAAATTCAAAGAAGAAAAATTATTTGTAAAAGTTGGAATGGAGTTATATTTACAAAATGGACCAGTGGTAATAGACGAAATCAAAAAAAGAGGACATAAAATTTTCTTAGATTTAAAATTACATGATATTCCAAATACAGTTTATTCAGCAGCTAAAGGTTTAGCTAAATTTAATATAGATATTTTAACTGTTCATGCAGCTGGTGGTTCTGAAATGCTAAAAGGAGCTAAAAGAGCTATGACAGAAGCAGGAGTGAATACAAAGGTTATAGCTATAACTCAACTTACTTCTACAAGTGAAGAAGATATGAGAAAAGAACAAAATATCCAAACAAGTATAGAAGAATCTGTTTTAAACTATGCTAGACTTGCAAAAGAAAGTGGAATTGATGGAGTGGTATCTTCTGTTCTTGAAACAAAGAAAATTAGAGAACAAAGTGGAGAAGACTTCATAATAATAAATCCTGGAATAAGATTAGCAGAAGATTCAAAAGGAGACCAAAAAAGAGTTGCTACTCCAATAGATGCAAATAGAGATGGAGCAAGCTATATTGTTGTTGGTAGATCAATAACAGGGAATGAAAATCCAGAAGAAAGATATAGACTTATAAAAAATATGTTTGAACTGGGGGATAAATATGAAAAGTAA
- a CDS encoding dihydroorotate dehydrogenase, with product MSERLRVQIPGLDLKNPIMPASGCFAFGIEYAELYDISKLGAIMIKAATKEARFGNPTPRVAETSSGMLNAIGLQNPGVDEIISNQLKKLEAYDVPIIANVAGSDIEDYVYVADKISKAPNVKALELNISCPNVKHGGIQFGTDPDVARNLTEKVKAVSSVPVYVKLSPNVTDIVAMAKAVEAGGADGLTMINTLVGIVLDRKTGKPIIANTTGGLSGPAIKPVAIRMVYQVAQAVNIPIIGMGGVMDEWDVIDFISAGASAVAVGTANFTDPFVCPKIIDNLESALDKLGVNHILDLKGRAFK from the coding sequence ATGAGTGAGAGATTAAGAGTACAAATTCCAGGCTTAGATTTAAAAAATCCAATTATGCCAGCCTCTGGTTGCTTTGCTTTTGGAATAGAATATGCAGAACTTTATGATATTTCAAAATTAGGTGCAATTATGATAAAGGCGGCAACAAAGGAAGCAAGGTTTGGAAACCCAACACCAAGAGTAGCAGAAACTTCAAGTGGAATGTTAAATGCAATAGGTTTACAAAATCCAGGAGTTGATGAAATAATATCTAATCAATTAAAGAAATTAGAAGCTTATGATGTTCCAATAATAGCAAATGTTGCGGGGAGTGATATAGAGGACTATGTATATGTAGCTGATAAAATTTCTAAAGCTCCTAATGTTAAAGCCTTAGAACTTAATATATCTTGCCCTAATGTTAAGCATGGAGGTATACAGTTTGGAACAGATCCAGATGTAGCAAGAAATCTAACTGAAAAAGTAAAGGCCGTTTCATCAGTTCCAGTATATGTAAAACTATCTCCTAATGTAACTGATATAGTTGCAATGGCAAAGGCGGTTGAAGCAGGTGGAGCAGATGGACTTACAATGATAAACACTTTGGTAGGTATAGTTCTTGATAGAAAAACAGGAAAGCCAATAATAGCTAATACAACTGGTGGCTTATCAGGACCTGCTATAAAGCCTGTGGCAATTAGAATGGTGTATCAAGTTGCACAAGCAGTTAATATTCCAATAATTGGTATGGGTGGAGTTATGGATGAATGGGATGTAATAGATTTTATCTCAGCAGGAGCAAGTGCTGTTGCAGTAGGAACTGCAAACTTTACAGATCCTTTTGTTTGTCCTAAGATAATAGACAATTTAGAATCAGCCTTAGATAAATTAGGAGTTAATCATATTCTAGATTTAAAAGGAAGAGCATTTAAATGA
- a CDS encoding dihydroorotate dehydrogenase electron transfer subunit: protein MKMEDCTVEENVQIAKDTYKMKIKGNFVKECRTPGQFVNIRIGDGREHVLRRPISISEIDRGENLVTIIYRIVGEGTKFMANIKKGNEIDIMGPLGRGYDVLSLQKEQTALLVGGGIGVPPLYELAKQFNQRGIKTIAILGFNTKDEVFYEEEFKKFGEVYVSTVDGSLGTKGFVTDVIKKLQAENNLVFDKYYSCGPVPMLKALISTVGEDGYVSLENRMACGIGACYACVCKKKKKDKDVIVYDEKKVEYTRVCYDGPVYLASDVEIE, encoded by the coding sequence ATGAAAATGGAAGATTGTACAGTTGAAGAAAATGTACAAATAGCAAAAGATACATATAAAATGAAAATCAAAGGAAACTTTGTAAAAGAATGTAGAACTCCTGGGCAATTTGTAAATATTAGAATAGGTGATGGGAGAGAACATGTATTAAGAAGACCTATTTCAATTTCTGAAATTGATAGAGGAGAAAATTTAGTAACTATCATATATAGAATAGTTGGAGAAGGTACTAAATTTATGGCTAATATCAAAAAAGGAAATGAAATAGATATAATGGGACCTCTGGGTAGAGGCTATGATGTTCTTTCACTACAAAAAGAACAAACTGCACTTTTAGTTGGTGGTGGAATAGGTGTTCCTCCTCTATATGAACTAGCTAAACAATTTAATCAAAGAGGAATAAAAACTATAGCTATATTAGGGTTTAATACAAAAGATGAAGTTTTCTATGAAGAAGAATTTAAAAAGTTTGGAGAAGTCTATGTTTCAACAGTTGATGGAAGCCTAGGAACAAAAGGTTTTGTAACTGATGTTATAAAAAAACTTCAAGCAGAAAACAACTTAGTTTTTGATAAATACTATAGCTGCGGGCCTGTACCAATGCTAAAAGCATTGATAAGTACAGTTGGAGAAGATGGTTATGTTTCTCTTGAAAATAGAATGGCTTGTGGAATAGGTGCTTGTTATGCTTGTGTTTGTAAGAAAAAGAAAAAAGATAAAGATGTAATTGTCTATGATGAGAAGAAGGTTGAGTACACAAGAGTTTGCTATGATGGACCAGTTTATTTAGCTAGTGATGTTGAGATTGAATAA
- the carB gene encoding carbamoyl-phosphate synthase large subunit: protein MPKRKDIKTILVIGSGPIIIGQAAEFDYAGTQACLSLREEGYEVILVNSNPATIMTDKEIADKVYIEPLTVEFLSKIIRKERPDALLPTLGGQVALNLAVALHESGVLDECGVEILGTKLTSIKQAEDRELFRDLMNELNEPVPDSAIVHTLEEAEKFVKDIGYPVIVRPAFTMGGTGGGICYNDEDLQEIVPNGLNYSPVHQCLLEKSIAGYKEIEYEVMRDNNDTAIVVCNMENIDPVGIHTGDSIVVAPCLTLTDRENHMLRDVSLKIIRALKIEGGCNVQIALDPNSFKYYIIEVNPRVSRSSALASKATGYPIAKIAAKIAVGMTLDEIINPVTNSSYACFEPAIDYVVTKIPRFPFDKFGDGDRYLGTQMKATGEVMAIGRTLEESLLKAIRSLEYGVHHLGLPNGEEFSLEKIIKRIKLAGDERLFFIGEALRRDVSIEEIHEYTKIDLFFLNKMKNIIDLEHLLKDNKGNIELLRKVKTFGFSDRVIAHRWEMTEVEITELRHKHNIRPVYKMVDTCAAEFDSNTPYFYSTYEFENESTRSDKEKIVVLGSGPIRIGQGIEFDYATVHAIMAIKKLGYEAIVINNNPETVSTDFSISDKLYFEPLTQEDVMEILDLEKPLGVVVQFGGQTAINLADKLVKNGIQILGSSLDSIDTAEDRDRFEKLLIGLKIPQPLGKTAFDVETALKNANEIGYPVLVRPSYVLGGRAMEIVYNDEDLKKYMEKAVHINPEHPVLIDRYLIGKEIEVDAISDGENTFIPGIMEHIERAGVHSGDSISIYPPQSLSEKEIETLIDYTKKLASGLKVKGLINIQYVVSKGEIYVLEVNPRASRTVPFLSKVTGVPVANIAMQCILGKKLKDLGFTKDIADTGNFVSVKVPVFSFQKLKNVDTTLGPEMKSTGEVIGTDINLQKALYKGLTTAGIKIKDYGRVLFTIDDKNKEAALNLAKGFSDVGFSILATEGTGTYFEGHGLKVKKVGKIDNSDYSVLDAIQNGDVDIVINTTTKGKSSEKDGFKIRRKATEHGVICFTSLDTANALLRVIESMSFRVQSL from the coding sequence ATGCCAAAAAGAAAAGATATAAAAACTATACTTGTAATAGGTTCAGGACCAATAATAATAGGACAAGCTGCTGAATTTGACTATGCAGGAACACAAGCTTGTTTATCTTTAAGAGAAGAAGGATATGAAGTAATACTTGTAAACTCAAACCCTGCAACAATAATGACAGATAAGGAAATTGCAGATAAGGTATATATAGAGCCATTGACTGTGGAATTCTTATCAAAGATAATAAGAAAAGAAAGACCTGATGCACTTTTACCAACTTTAGGAGGGCAAGTTGCATTAAATTTAGCAGTTGCTTTACATGAAAGTGGAGTCTTAGATGAATGTGGAGTTGAAATTTTAGGAACAAAGTTGACTTCAATAAAACAAGCAGAAGATAGAGAATTATTTAGAGACTTAATGAATGAATTAAATGAACCTGTACCTGATTCTGCAATAGTTCACACATTAGAAGAAGCTGAAAAATTTGTAAAAGATATAGGTTACCCTGTTATAGTAAGACCTGCATTTACAATGGGAGGAACAGGAGGAGGAATTTGTTACAATGATGAAGATTTACAAGAAATTGTACCAAATGGATTAAATTATTCGCCTGTTCATCAATGTTTACTTGAAAAATCAATAGCAGGATATAAAGAAATAGAATATGAAGTTATGAGAGATAACAATGATACTGCAATAGTTGTATGTAATATGGAAAATATTGATCCTGTTGGTATACATACAGGGGATTCAATAGTTGTTGCACCTTGTTTAACGTTGACTGATAGAGAAAATCATATGTTAAGAGATGTTTCTTTAAAAATTATAAGAGCATTAAAGATTGAAGGTGGATGTAATGTACAAATAGCACTTGATCCTAACTCTTTTAAATACTATATAATAGAAGTAAACCCAAGAGTTTCTCGTTCATCTGCACTTGCCTCAAAGGCAACTGGTTATCCAATAGCAAAGATAGCAGCAAAAATAGCAGTTGGAATGACTTTAGATGAAATTATAAATCCTGTTACTAATTCATCTTATGCTTGTTTTGAACCAGCAATAGACTATGTTGTAACAAAAATTCCAAGATTTCCATTTGATAAATTTGGAGATGGAGATAGATATCTAGGTACTCAAATGAAAGCAACAGGGGAAGTTATGGCAATAGGTAGAACTTTGGAAGAATCTTTACTTAAAGCTATAAGATCACTTGAATATGGAGTACATCACTTAGGTTTACCTAATGGAGAAGAATTTTCATTAGAAAAAATAATTAAAAGAATTAAATTAGCTGGAGATGAAAGATTATTCTTTATAGGTGAAGCATTAAGAAGAGATGTAAGTATAGAAGAAATTCATGAATATACAAAAATAGATTTATTCTTCTTAAATAAAATGAAGAATATAATAGATTTAGAACATTTATTAAAAGATAATAAAGGTAACATTGAACTTTTAAGAAAGGTTAAAACTTTTGGTTTCTCAGACAGAGTTATAGCACATAGATGGGAAATGACAGAAGTAGAGATAACAGAATTAAGACATAAACATAATATAAGACCTGTATATAAAATGGTTGATACTTGTGCTGCTGAATTTGATTCTAATACTCCATATTTCTATTCAACTTATGAATTTGAAAATGAATCAACAAGAAGTGATAAAGAAAAAATAGTTGTACTTGGTTCAGGACCTATAAGAATAGGGCAAGGGATAGAGTTTGACTATGCAACAGTACATGCTATTATGGCAATTAAAAAATTAGGTTATGAAGCTATTGTTATAAATAATAACCCTGAAACAGTATCAACAGACTTCTCAATTTCAGATAAACTATATTTTGAACCTTTAACACAAGAAGATGTTATGGAAATTTTAGATTTAGAAAAACCACTTGGAGTTGTTGTACAATTTGGAGGACAAACTGCAATTAACTTAGCTGATAAATTAGTTAAAAATGGAATACAAATTTTAGGAAGTTCTCTTGATTCAATAGATACAGCAGAAGATAGAGATAGATTTGAAAAATTACTTATAGGTTTAAAAATTCCACAACCATTAGGAAAAACAGCTTTTGATGTAGAAACAGCATTAAAGAATGCAAATGAAATAGGCTATCCTGTGTTAGTTAGACCATCTTATGTATTAGGTGGTAGAGCTATGGAAATAGTATATAATGATGAAGATTTAAAGAAATATATGGAAAAGGCAGTACATATAAATCCTGAACACCCAGTATTAATTGATAGATATTTGATAGGTAAAGAAATAGAAGTTGATGCTATATCTGATGGAGAAAATACTTTTATACCTGGAATAATGGAACATATTGAAAGAGCTGGGGTACATAGTGGAGATTCAATTTCAATATATCCTCCACAAAGTTTATCAGAAAAAGAAATTGAAACTTTGATAGATTATACAAAAAAATTAGCAAGTGGTTTAAAAGTTAAAGGACTTATCAATATTCAATATGTTGTAAGCAAAGGAGAAATCTATGTGCTTGAAGTAAATCCAAGAGCTTCAAGAACAGTTCCATTCTTAAGTAAGGTTACAGGAGTACCTGTTGCAAATATAGCTATGCAATGTATCTTAGGTAAAAAATTAAAAGATTTAGGATTTACAAAAGATATTGCAGATACAGGAAACTTTGTTTCTGTTAAAGTGCCTGTATTCAGTTTCCAAAAATTAAAAAATGTTGATACAACATTAGGACCTGAAATGAAATCAACAGGAGAAGTTATAGGAACAGATATAAATTTACAAAAGGCATTATATAAAGGACTTACTACTGCTGGAATAAAAATTAAAGATTATGGTAGAGTTCTATTTACAATAGATGATAAAAATAAAGAAGCTGCTTTAAATCTTGCAAAAGGATTTTCTGATGTAGGTTTCTCAATCTTAGCAACAGAAGGAACAGGAACATATTTTGAGGGACATGGATTAAAAGTCAAAAAAGTTGGAAAAATAGATAATTCAGATTATAGTGTCTTAGATGCAATACAAAATGGAGATGTAGATATAGTTATAAATACTACAACAAAAGGTAAATCTAGTGAAAAAGATGGATTTAAAATCAGAAGAAAAGCTACTGAACATGGAGTAATCTGTTTCACTTCACTAGATACTGCAAATGCACTATTAAGAGTAATTGAATCAATGTCTTTTAGAGTACAAAGTCTATAA
- the carA gene encoding glutamine-hydrolyzing carbamoyl-phosphate synthase small subunit, with amino-acid sequence MYNRQLILEDGTVYKGYAFGADVENVGEVVFNTSMTGYQEILSDPSYNGQIVTLTYPLVGNYGINRDDFESMKPCIKGMIVKEVCTTPSNFRSEKTLDEALKDFGIPGIYGIDTRALTRKLRSKGVVKGCLVSMDKNVDEVVAELKKTTLPTNQIEQVSSKSISPALGRGRRVVLVDLGMKIGIVRELVSRGCDVIVVPYNTTAEEVLRLEPDGVMLTNGPGDPEDAKESIEMIKGIIDKVTIFGICMGHQLVSLACGAKTYKLKFGHRGGNHPVKNILTGRVDITSQNHGYAVDIDSLKDTDLELTHIAINDRSCEGVRHKKYPVFTVQFHPEAAAGPHDTSYLFDEFIKNIDKNL; translated from the coding sequence ATGTACAACAGACAACTAATTTTAGAAGATGGAACTGTCTATAAAGGTTATGCCTTTGGAGCTGATGTAGAAAATGTAGGAGAAGTAGTTTTCAATACTTCAATGACAGGTTATCAAGAAATTTTATCAGACCCTTCATATAATGGACAAATAGTTACATTGACTTATCCACTTGTTGGAAACTATGGGATTAACCGTGATGATTTTGAGTCAATGAAACCTTGTATAAAAGGAATGATAGTTAAAGAAGTGTGTACAACACCTTCAAATTTTAGAAGTGAGAAAACTCTTGATGAGGCTTTAAAAGATTTTGGAATACCAGGAATTTATGGAATAGATACGAGAGCATTGACAAGAAAACTTCGTTCAAAAGGAGTTGTAAAAGGTTGTCTTGTTTCAATGGATAAAAATGTTGATGAAGTTGTAGCAGAACTAAAAAAGACTACATTACCTACTAATCAAATTGAACAAGTTTCATCAAAGTCTATATCTCCTGCTTTAGGTAGAGGTAGAAGAGTTGTATTGGTTGACTTAGGAATGAAAATAGGAATAGTTAGAGAATTAGTGTCAAGAGGTTGTGATGTAATAGTAGTTCCTTATAATACAACTGCAGAGGAGGTTTTAAGATTAGAACCAGATGGAGTAATGCTTACTAATGGACCTGGTGACCCAGAAGATGCAAAAGAAAGTATTGAAATGATAAAAGGAATTATTGATAAAGTAACTATTTTTGGAATTTGTATGGGACATCAATTAGTTTCTCTTGCCTGTGGAGCAAAAACATATAAGTTAAAGTTTGGACATAGAGGAGGAAATCATCCTGTTAAAAATATCTTAACTGGCAGAGTTGATATAACATCTCAAAATCATGGTTATGCAGTTGATATAGATTCATTAAAGGATACAGATTTAGAGCTTACTCATATAGCAATAAATGACAGAAGCTGTGAAGGAGTAAGACATAAAAAATATCCAGTGTTCACTGTGCAATTCCACCCAGAAGCAGCAGCTGGACCACATGATACAAGCTATTTATTTGATGAATTTATAAAGAATATAGATAAGAACTTATAA
- a CDS encoding dihydroorotase — MLLKNCKILKNGKFEKVDILIKDNKIEKISENINITDENTIDIKNKFVTAGFIDVHVHWREPGFSKKETVYTASRAAARGGFTTVMTMPNLNPVPDSVETLNKQLEIIKNDSVIRAIPYGAITKEEYGRELSDMEAIASDVFAFTDDGRGVQSANVMYEAMIMGARLNKAIVAHCEDNSLIRGGAMHEGKRSVELGIKGIPSICESTQIARDILLAEAANCHYHVCHISAKESVRAVREGKKNNIRVTCEVTPHHLLSCDEDIKEDDGMWKMNPPLRGREDRNALIAGVLDGTIDIIATDHAPHTMEEKIRGIEKSSFGIVGSETAFAQLYTKFVKNDIFSLELLVKLMSENVAKIFNLPYGKLEENSFADIVVIDLEKEITINPEEFLSKGRNTPYANEKVNGIPVLTISNGKIAYIDKEEINL; from the coding sequence ATGTTATTAAAAAATTGTAAGATTTTAAAGAATGGTAAATTTGAAAAAGTAGATATTTTAATAAAAGATAATAAAATAGAAAAAATTTCAGAAAATATAAATATCACTGATGAAAATACAATAGATATAAAAAATAAATTTGTAACAGCAGGTTTTATAGATGTTCATGTTCATTGGAGAGAGCCTGGATTTTCAAAAAAAGAAACAGTTTATACAGCCTCAAGAGCAGCAGCAAGAGGAGGATTTACAACAGTTATGACTATGCCTAACTTAAATCCTGTTCCTGATAGTGTGGAAACTTTAAATAAACAATTGGAAATTATAAAAAATGATTCAGTTATTAGAGCTATTCCTTATGGAGCAATAACAAAAGAAGAATATGGAAGAGAACTTTCAGATATGGAAGCCATAGCTAGTGATGTATTTGCCTTTACTGATGATGGTAGAGGAGTTCAAAGTGCCAATGTTATGTACGAGGCAATGATAATGGGAGCTAGGTTGAATAAAGCTATTGTTGCACACTGTGAAGATAATTCCCTTATAAGAGGAGGGGCAATGCATGAAGGGAAAAGAAGTGTAGAACTTGGAATAAAAGGGATACCTTCGATATGTGAATCAACTCAAATAGCAAGAGATATACTTTTAGCAGAAGCAGCAAATTGCCATTACCATGTATGCCATATATCAGCTAAGGAATCTGTTAGAGCAGTAAGAGAAGGAAAAAAGAATAATATAAGAGTAACTTGTGAAGTTACACCTCATCATTTATTGAGCTGTGATGAAGATATAAAAGAAGATGATGGAATGTGGAAGATGAATCCTCCTTTAAGAGGAAGGGAAGATAGAAATGCTTTAATAGCAGGAGTTTTAGATGGAACAATAGATATTATTGCAACTGACCATGCACCACACACTATGGAAGAAAAAATAAGAGGAATAGAAAAATCTTCATTTGGTATAGTTGGTTCAGAAACAGCTTTTGCACAACTTTATACAAAGTTTGTTAAGAATGATATATTCTCTTTAGAATTATTAGTTAAGTTGATGTCAGAAAATGTCGCTAAAATATTTAACTTACCTTATGGAAAATTAGAGGAAAATTCTTTTGCAGATATAGTTGTAATAGATTTAGAAAAAGAAATAACAATTAACCCAGAAGAGTTTTTAAGTAAAGGAAGAAATACACCTTATGCTAATGAAAAAGTAAATGGAATTCCTGTTTTAACTATAAGTAATGGAAAGATTGCTTATATAGATAAAGAAGAAATTAATTTATAA
- a CDS encoding aspartate carbamoyltransferase catalytic subunit yields MKNLLSMEDLTNEEILSLVKRALELKKGAENKKRNDLFVSNLFFENSTRTKKSFEVAEKKLNLNVVDFEVSTSSVQKGETLYDTCKTLEMIGINMLVIRHSENEYYKQLENLKIPIINGGDGSGEHPSQCLLDIMTIYETYGKFDGLNIIIAGDIKNSRVARSNKKALTRLGAKVSFVAPEIWKDESLGEFVNFDDVVEKVDICMLLRVQHERHTDSKEKTEFSKENYHKNYGLTEERYKRLKEGAIIMHPAPVNRDVEIADSLVESEKSCIFEQMKNGMFMRQAILEYIIEKNKL; encoded by the coding sequence ATGAAAAATTTGTTATCTATGGAAGATTTAACAAATGAAGAAATATTATCCTTGGTAAAAAGAGCTTTGGAGCTAAAAAAAGGAGCAGAGAATAAAAAAAGAAATGATTTATTTGTTTCAAATTTATTTTTTGAAAACTCTACTCGTACAAAAAAGAGTTTTGAAGTAGCAGAAAAGAAATTAAATCTTAATGTGGTTGATTTTGAAGTATCAACTTCTTCTGTTCAAAAGGGAGAAACTCTTTATGATACTTGCAAAACCTTAGAAATGATAGGAATTAATATGTTGGTTATAAGGCATTCAGAAAATGAATACTATAAGCAACTTGAAAATTTAAAAATTCCTATAATAAATGGAGGAGATGGAAGTGGAGAACACCCTTCACAATGTCTTTTAGATATTATGACTATATATGAAACTTATGGTAAATTTGATGGCTTAAATATAATAATTGCTGGAGATATAAAAAATTCAAGAGTAGCAAGAAGTAACAAGAAAGCACTTACAAGATTAGGAGCAAAAGTTAGTTTTGTGGCACCTGAAATTTGGAAAGATGAAAGTTTAGGGGAATTTGTAAATTTTGATGATGTAGTAGAAAAAGTAGATATCTGTATGCTTTTAAGAGTTCAACATGAAAGACATACAGATAGTAAAGAAAAAACAGAATTTTCAAAAGAAAATTATCATAAAAATTATGGTTTAACAGAAGAGAGATACAAAAGATTAAAAGAGGGAGCAATTATAATGCACCCAGCACCTGTAAATAGGGATGTAGAGATAGCAGATAGCTTAGTTGAAAGTGAAAAATCTTGTATATTTGAACAAATGAAAAATGGAATGTTTATGAGACAGGCAATACTTGAATATATTATAGAAAAAAATAAATTATAA
- the pyrR gene encoding bifunctional pyr operon transcriptional regulator/uracil phosphoribosyltransferase PyrR, with the protein MKILLDENGIQRSITRISYEIIERNKTVDDIVLVGIKSRGDILAERIKQKLMELENIDVPLETIDITYYRDDIDRKNFDLDIKNTEFKTNLTGKVVIIVDDVLYTGRTIRAGLDAILSKSRPAKIQLACLIDRGHRELPIRADFIGKNIPTSHSENIDVYLKELDGKEEVVIL; encoded by the coding sequence ATGAAAATATTATTAGATGAAAATGGCATACAAAGATCAATAACAAGAATATCTTATGAAATTATTGAAAGAAATAAAACAGTAGATGATATTGTTTTAGTTGGAATAAAAAGTAGAGGAGATATTCTCGCAGAAAGAATAAAACAAAAATTGATGGAGCTTGAAAATATTGATGTTCCATTAGAAACTATTGATATCACTTATTATCGTGATGATATTGATAGAAAAAATTTTGATTTAGATATAAAAAATACAGAATTTAAAACTAATTTAACAGGAAAAGTTGTTATTATAGTTGATGATGTCCTATATACAGGAAGAACTATAAGAGCAGGGCTTGATGCAATTCTTAGTAAGTCAAGACCAGCTAAAATTCAACTTGCATGTTTAATTGATAGAGGACACCGTGAATTACCAATAAGGGCAGATTTTATAGGAAAAAATATTCCAACATCTCATTCTGAAAATATAGATGTGTATTTAAAAGAATTAGATGGAAAGGAAGAAGTTGTAATATTGTAA
- a CDS encoding SUMF1/EgtB/PvdO family nonheme iron enzyme has protein sequence MKNNILKFLEKREAILWINTNNYQEIEKIIFENIKSFGINKVYTYENGLTLNQEHNSFEPTMKNLYTTLDSLYPEGIRKTPIILLIKESIEEILENKNLNYIKEIIETKKENPKYNLTIIIMSNKTLPSQLNNLSIYIEEKEINNKKDIKKCIQILANSRNIQLSMEEIEEVTELFRDNIRKIITLKKKNNGEKVFEETVLVKGGKYKPSFIDDEKELFDIEVFKYQVTQAIWTEIMGNNPSTFKGENKPVETISWWDTLEFCNKLSEKYGLIPVYNIDKKRGILTINQIDGEISFPDKADFSKTEGFRLPTEIEWEWFAIGGKLANKDEKILNANKMEEEAWYYKNSGGRTNNVGLKKPNQLGIYDCIGNVWEWCYDTTEGDIESGKLYVYTALDSRKKYREIRGGSWKNGENTCTLFFRDYCDTFYADSTIGFRIVRTVLI, from the coding sequence ATGAAAAATAATATTTTAAAGTTTTTAGAAAAAAGAGAAGCTATTTTATGGATAAATACTAATAATTATCAAGAAATTGAAAAAATAATTTTTGAAAATATAAAAAGTTTTGGAATTAATAAAGTATATACTTATGAAAATGGACTAACTTTAAATCAAGAACATAATTCTTTTGAGCCTACAATGAAAAATTTATATACTACTTTGGATAGTTTATATCCAGAAGGAATTAGGAAAACACCAATAATTTTATTGATAAAAGAAAGTATAGAAGAAATATTGGAAAATAAAAATTTGAATTATATAAAAGAAATAATTGAAACTAAAAAGGAAAATCCTAAATATAATTTAACAATAATAATAATGAGTAATAAGACTTTACCTTCACAATTAAATAACTTATCTATTTATATTGAGGAAAAAGAAATAAATAATAAAAAAGATATAAAAAAATGTATTCAAATATTAGCTAATTCAAGAAATATCCAATTAAGTATGGAAGAAATAGAGGAAGTAACAGAGTTATTTAGAGACAATATAAGAAAAATTATTACTCTAAAGAAAAAAAATAATGGAGAAAAAGTATTTGAAGAAACTGTATTAGTAAAAGGTGGAAAATATAAACCTTCATTTATTGATGATGAAAAAGAACTTTTTGACATAGAAGTATTTAAATATCAAGTAACACAGGCAATATGGACAGAGATTATGGGGAATAATCCATCTACTTTTAAGGGAGAAAATAAGCCAGTAGAGACAATTTCTTGGTGGGATACTTTAGAGTTTTGTAATAAATTAAGTGAAAAATATGGATTAATTCCAGTATATAATATTGATAAAAAAAGAGGAATTTTAACAATAAATCAAATAGATGGTGAAATAAGTTTCCCAGATAAAGCTGACTTTTCAAAGACAGAAGGTTTTAGATTACCTACTGAAATAGAATGGGAATGGTTTGCAATAGGAGGAAAACTAGCTAATAAAGATGAGAAAATTCTAAATGCTAATAAAATGGAAGAAGAAGCTTGGTATTACAAAAATTCAGGTGGTAGAACTAATAATGTAGGGTTAAAAAAACCAAATCAACTTGGTATTTATGATTGTATAGGTAATGTCTGGGAGTGGTGTTATGATACAACAGAAGGGGATATAGAAAGTGGAAAATTATATGTGTATACAGCACTTGATTCAAGAAAAAAATATAGAGAGATTAGGGGAGGTTCTTGGAAAAATGGTGAAAATACATGTACTCTTTTTTTTAGAGATTATTGTGATACTTTCTATGCTGATAGTACTATAGGTTTTCGTATTGTAAGAACAGTTTTAATTTAA